In Phenylobacterium hankyongense, the sequence ACCCGGGCGAAGTAGCGGCCGATGCCGGTCAGCGTGCCGCCGGAGCCGACGCCGACCACCACCGCGTCCACGTCGCCTTCCATCTGCTCCCAGATCTCCGGGGCGGTGGTGGTCTCGTGGGCCAGCGGGTTGGCCGGGTTGGTGAACTGGTTGATGTAGACCGCGCCGGGGATCTTGGCCGCCAGGGCCTCGGCCATGTCCTGGTAGTATTCCGGGTGGCCCTTGCCGACGTCGGAACGGGTGATGCGCACGTCGACGCCCATGGCGCGCAGGTGCTGGATCTTCTCGCGGGCCATCTTGTCGGGCACCACCAGCAGCAGCGGATAGCCCTTCAGCACCGCCACCTGCGCCAGGCCCAGGCCGGTGTTGCCGGCGGTGGCTTCCACCAGCGTCCCGCCGGGCTTCAGCCGGCCGTCGGCCTCCGCCGCCTCGATCATCGAGCGGGCGATGCGGTCCTTGATGGAGCCGCCGGGATTGGCGTTCTCCAGCTTGACGAACAGCCGGCACGGGCCGGTGTCGAACCCGGAGAGCTCGACCATGGGCGTGCGCCCGATCAGGTCGAGGGTGGAGGCCGCCGGCGGCGGCAAAGGCTGGACGGTCACGCTCTCACCCAGGCTGGCGGCGGGAAATTCTTGGGGGATCAGTTTGCTTCCCTCTGTGTCCGACAAGAAACGCACGAACCGCCAGCAAGGCGCAAGACGCAGATTCATTGCCGCACTGCGGCGCGAACCGGCAAGAAACGCGCGCCGATGCAAACGCCTGCGGCGACCGATCACAGGGCGCGTCCGCACCACCATGCTAGAGGTTCGACGGGGACGTGATTCAATGGGTGCGTAAAATGCCCGGCGTCCGCCTCAAGCTCCTCTCCCTCTCCGCCCTTGGACTGCTGCTGCTCGCCGCCGCGCCGCAGCGCGCCAGCGCCGGCAGCCTCGACGCGGCCGTCCTGCAGGAGATGAACTTCGCCCGCAGCCATCCGTCGGAATACGCGCGCGAGCTGAGCCGCCAGGGCGAGACGGAGGACCCGGAGTCGGCGGGCTTCGCCTACGAGGACCCCGACGCCTTCGACGAGGCCATCGACTTCCTGCGCCGCCAGCCGCCGCTGCCGCCGCTGAAGCCGGACGAGCGGCTCGCCGCCGCCGCGATGGCGCACACCGCGGGCCAGGGGCCGCGCGGCGACGTCGGTCATGGCGGCCCAGGCGGCGACAGCCTCGGCGAGCGGCTGCACCGACACGGGGTGTGGGCGGGCCTGGCGGCCGAGGACATCTCCTATGGCTACCGCAGCCCGCGGGACATCGTGCGCCAGCTGATCGTCGACAGCGGGATTCCCAACCGCGGCCACCGGCAGAACATCTTCGGCCGCGCCTATCAGGTGGCCGGCGTCGCCTGCGGCCGGCACCGGGTCTACGGCTCGATGTGCACGGTCGACTTCGCCGGCGCCCTGGTGAAGCGCTAGCGGCGGCGGCCGCTCAGGGCTGGACGATCCGGCCGCCGGTCATTGGCGCCGGGACGCCGGTGGTCTTCGGGAACGAGATCGGCAGGCCGCGGGCGGTGCGGGCGGCCAGGTAGGCGAAGGCCTCGGCCTCGATGGCGTCGCCGCGCCAGCCATAGTCGTCGGCGCTCTTCACCGGGGCCGGCAGGCGGGCCGCCAGCGCCTTCATGATCTCCGGGTTATGCCGGCCGCCGCCGGCGACGACCACCGCGCGCGGCGTCTGGCCGACCAGCTCGAAGCCGTGGCGCACCGCCTCGGCGGTGAAGGCCACCAGGGTGGCAGCGGCGTCCTCCAGCTCGCAGCCGGCCAACGGCTCCAGGGAGAAGTCGTAGCGGTCGAGGGACTTGGGCGGCGGCGCCTGGAAATAGGGGTGCGCCAGCAGCGCCCGCACCACGCCTTCGTTCGGCCGCCCGACGCTGGCGTACTTGCCGCCCTCGTCGAAGCGCCCGGCGCCGCGGTCCTGCACCAGGAGGTCGATCATCCCGTTGCCGGGGCCGGTGTCGAAGGCGGCGATCTCGTCGCCGCCGGACCAGAAGGTGACGTTGGCCACGCCGCCGATGTTCAGCACCGCCAGCGGCGCCTCCAGCCCCGAGGCCTGGGCGCGGGCCAGGTGGTAGATCGGCGCCAGCGGCGCGCCCTCCCCGCCGGCCGCCACGTCGGCGGTGCGGAAGTCGTGGGCCACCGGCACGCGGGTCTGGGTCGCCAGCCACTGGGCGTCGCCGAGTTGCACTGTGCGGCCGACCCGGCCCTCCTGAGGCCGCTCGTGCAGCACGGTCTGGCCGTGCATGCCGATCAGGTCGATGTCGGACCAGGCCAGGTCGTTCGCCGCCAGGAATTCGGTCGCCGCGGCGTAATGCTCCTCGGCGCCGGCTCGCGCCGCCTGGGCGAAGATCGCCGGCTCGGGCGCGCCCCGCGGCCAGGCCAGGGCCTGCCTGGTGGCCTCCAGCATGATGTCGCGGGTGGCCTCGGTTAGCTTGCGCTCGCCGGCCGGACCGAACGCGGAAATCGTCTCGCCGTCGGTCTCCAGCACCGCCATGTCGACGGCGTCGAGGGAGGTTCCGGTCATGAATCCAAGCACGCGCATGCGGCTTGACTGCCATGACCTCGCGGCCGTAGCTAGCCGCGATGATCGGCAAAGCCGCCCTCTTCGGCCGCTATTACCGCCTGCCCTAGCAGCAGGCGGCCGACCCCTCGCGCCCGCCAACCGGCCGGCGCCGCGCTCCCAGACTGACCGTCCCGCCGGCCTCCTCGTTTCCCAAGGAGCCCGCCATGTCCCTCGAAATCTCCCAGTCTCTCGAAATTCCGGGCGCCGCCGTGCTAGAGCCCGGCCACCGAAGTCCCGAGATTCCTCCGATGCCCGAACATGCCTTCAAATCCGAGTTCCTGAAGACCATGCAGGCGCGCGGCTACATCCACCAGGTCACCCATCCGGAGGAACTGGACGAGGCGGCGAGCAACGGGATCATCACCGCCTACATCGGCTACGACGCCACGGCGCCGTCGCTGCACGTCGGCAACCTGATCACCATCATGATGCTGCGCCGGCTGCAGCAGGCGGGCCACAAGCCGATCGTCATCGTCGGCGGCGGCACCACCAAGGTCGGCGACCCCTCCGGCAAGGACGAGACGCGCCAGCTGCGCAGCGAGGCCGAGATCCAGGCCAATATCGCCTCTCAGAAGCAGGCGTTCGCCAAGTTCCTGACGTTCGGCGACGGACCGACCGACGCCATGCTGGTGGACAACGACGAGTGGCTGTCGAAGCTCGGCTACATCGACTTCCTGCGCGAGTACGGCGTCCACTTCACCATCAATCGCATGCTGGCGTTCGACTCCGTCAAGCTGCGGCTGGACCGCGAACAGCCGCTGACCTTCATCGAATTCAACTACATGCTGATGCAGGCCACCGACTTCCTGGAGCTGAACCGCCGCTACGGCTGCGTGCTGCAGATGGGCGGCTCCGACCAGTGGGGCAACATCGTCAACGGCGTGGAGCTGATCCGGCGGGTGGACCAGAAACCCGCCTTCGGCCTGACCACGCCGCTCTTGGCCACCTCCTCCGGCGCCAAGATGGGCAAGACGGCCCAGGGCGCGGTGTGGCTGAACGCCGACATGCGCAGCCCCTACGACTACTGGCAGTTCTGGCGGAACACCGAAGACGCCGACGTCGGGCGGTTCATGCGGCTGTTCACCGACCTGCCGCTGGACGAGGTCGCCCTCCTGGAGGCCCTGCCCGGCGCCCAGATCAATGAGGCCAAGAAGGTGTTGGCCAACGCCGCCACCACCCTGCTGCACGGCCGCGAGGAAGCCGAGAAGGCGGCCGCGGCGGCCGAGGCCGCATTCGAACAGGGCCGGCTCTCCGACGACTTGCCGACCCACGAGGTTCCCCGCGCGGAGCTGGAGGCCGGGATCGTGCTGGCGGCGCTGGCCGCCGACGCCGGACTGGCGGGGTCGCGCGGCGAGGCCCGTCGCCTGGCCCAGGGCGGCGGCCTGCGGGTCAACGACAGGGCGGAAAACGACGCCAACCGCACCGTCACGGTTGCCGATCTGGTGGACGGTGTGGTCAAGCTGGCGGCCGGCAAGAAGAAGATCGTTCTGGTCAGGCCAATCTAGGTCAGGCCGGCTAGCCACGGGGGCGGATGTCCGATCGCATCCTGAACACCGGATTGGAGGCGGCCGACACGCGGCTCTCCGACCCGGCGCGGGTCGTCACGCTGCTGGCGCTGGGCGGCTACCTGCTGCTGTCGGCCTGTCTGCTCTGGCGCTCGATTGTCCTGCGGCCCTACTCCGACATGCTCGACTGGATCGTCCACTACGACCAGTTCCGGGCCAATGGCGATCTGGCCGGCTATCTGCTGGCGCCGCACAATTTCCATCGCCTGCCGTGGACCTTCGCCGCGCTGGCCCTGGACATGGGCGTGTTGGGCGGGACCAACCTGCCTTTGATCGCGCTCGGGACCGCGGGGCTCGGGCTGGCGGCCGCTCTGCTGGCCCGCGAGGCGGCCCGCGCCGCGCCGCCGGGACTCGCCCTCGGCGCGGGGACCGTGGCGGCCATGCTGGCGCTGATGGCGGGGAACATCCTGGACGCCGCCACGCCGATCAACATCACCTACGTGCAGTGCGTCGGGCTGAGCGTGCTCGCCATCGTGCTCGCGCAGCCTGCCTCAGAGGGGACGCGGGGGCCCTGGCTCGGGTTGGCCGCCCTCGCCTGCGCCATGGCCTCGGCGTTCGGGAACGCCGCGGGGCTGGCGCTCTGGCCGGCGCTGGCCTTTGTGGCCTGGCGGCAGGGCGACCGCCGTTGGCTGGCCGCCGTGACCATCGTCGGCGCCGCCTTCGTCGCGCTGTACGCCTGGGGACAGTCGCCGGGCGGAGCGGTCGGCGGGGCGACGCACGATCCGGCTGCGGCGGGATTGCTGTTCCTCAACTACCTCGCCCTGCCCTGGACGCGGGCGGTCCCTAGCCTGGGCTGGCTCGGCGGCCTCGTGGTCCTGGCGCTTTGCCTCGCCGCGCTGCTGCTGAAGGGCCGAGCCGACGCCCCGCGCGCCGAGCGGGTCGCCTGCGCCCTGATCCTGTTCTCGCTTGGGACCGCCGCGATGGCGGCCCTGGGGCGGGTCGCCGACGGCGGCGCCTCCAACGTGCCGCTGCGGTACGCGGTGTTCCTGGCCCCGGCCCACGTCGGCCTGCTGATGCTCGCCCTGCCCTACGCCGACCGCCTGGCCAGGACCAAGCCCGCTGGGACGGGCGGCGTGCTGGCCGCCATCGCGGTCCTGCTTCTTGGCCAGCAGGCGGCCATGGGCCTCGCCGCGGTCCGCACCAGCGACGTGACCCGCCGGCTGGTCACCGATTTCCAGTCCGGCCTGCGCGCGCCGCAGATGCGCCAGGCGATCCACCCCGACCTCGATCACGCCGCAGCCGTCTACGCGAGTTTGCGTCACCGGGCGCTCTATCAGCGCGAGCTGAACCTGGGGTCTCCGCCGCCCGCTGGCCGCTTGAGGACAGCCGAGGGGCGCGCTAAGGCGCCCGCAGCAGGCATCTCAGGGGCGAACTGATGAGCGAACTGACCGAGGGCGCGGCGGCGCCTGACTTCGAACTGGAAAGCCCAGACGGGCCGATCCGGCTGGCCGACTTCAAGGGCAAGACCCTGGTGCTCTACTTCTACCCGAAGGACGACACCACCGGCTGCACGCGCGAGGCGCAGGACTTCACGGCCGCCGCCGCGGACTTCGCCAAGGCGGGCGCGACCGTGGTCGGCGTCTCGAAGGATTCCGTGAAGTCGCACGCGAAGTTCGCCGCCAAGTACGACCTGGCGGTCCGGCTCGCCGCCGATCCCGAGGGCGCGGTCATCGAGCGCTACGGCGTCTGGGTCGAGAAGAGCATGTACGGGCGCCAGTACATGGGCATCGAGCGGGCCACCTTTCTGATCCGGGACGGCGTGGTCCGCCGCGCCTGGCGCAAGGTGAAGGTCGCCAACCACGCGCAGCAGGTGCTGCAGGCCGTCCAGGCGCTCTAGGTCCAGGCTCCCGCCGGCTCCGCGGGCCGCGACTCAGTGCGCGCTTGCACGTGGTTAAGATTTCCTTGCATATCGCCGCGATCCAAGGGCTTGGGGTGTGGCGACAAGCATGACACGCGTAGCGCGCCTTCGGCGTTCGCTCGAACAGCTGTTTCCGGAACGTCATCTCTACGTTCGGTCCGGCGGCGAAATGCGGGCCTTCGTGCTGACGACGCGCAAGCAGATGGCCGCCGCTGGCGGCGTCGCCGCCGCCGCGCTGTGGATGGGCGTCTGCACCGCCGCGATGCTGGTCAGCCTGCTCTCCGCCTCCTCCGCCGACCGTGAGATCGCCCGCACCCAGGCCAAGTACGAACGCTGGATCGCCGACCGCCAGGCGCGCCTGAATTCCGCGGTCGCGCAGCTCAACGCCGGCGGCGGGTCGGCCGAACAGGTGGCCACGACCATCGAGAAACAGCACGCGGCGCTCGCCCTGCTGCTCACCGACCTGAAGGGCGCGCCCGGCGCGGCCGAAGCCCTGACGCCGGCCATCAACCGCGCCCTGGCCACCAGCGGCGCCAACCCGGCGCACCGGATGGAAATGGTGCGCGCCAGCCAGGACCAGCTGCTGGACGCCGCCGACAGCTTCGCCAAGAGCCGCGCCGACCGGTTGCGCCTGGCGTTCCGCCTGGCCGGCCTGACGCCGACCTCCTACATGCCCAAGGAAGGCGCCCTGGGCGGTCCGCTGATCGAGTCCAAGGATCCGCGCGCGCTCGCCGTGGTGCTCGACGTCGACGAAGGCTTCGCCAACCGCATCCAGCACGCAGCCACCGACCTCTCCGACGCCCGCGCCCTGACCGACGCCGCCCGGGCCCTGCCGTTCTCGCGGCCCACCAGCCAGACGCCGCAGACCAGCGGCTTCGGCGTGCGGGTGGATCCCTTCACCGGCCATCCCGCCTTCCATTCCGGCCTGGATTTCGCCGGTGGGCTGATGACGCCGGTGCAGTCGACGGCGCCGGGCGTGGTGTCGTTCACCGGCGTGCGCTCGGGCTACGGCAACACCATCGAGGTCGATCACGGCCGCGGCTTCAAGACCCGCTACGCCCACCTCGCCAGCATCGGCGTGCGCGTCGGCGACCGCGTCGGCCTCGGCCAGCGGCTGGGCGGCATGGGCTCCACCGGGCGCTCCACCGGAACGCACCTGCACTACGAGGTGTGGGTCAACGGCCGCGCCCAGAACCCGGATCGTTTCGTCAAGGCGGGCGCCTATGTTCTCCAAGCCGGATAAGCCGACCTCTGCGCGCCTCGACGGGCCCGACGGCCCCGGCCGCAAATCGATCGCCGCCTCGCTGATCGCCCAGAACGTCACCCTCAAGGGCGACCTCGCCAGCGACGGCGACGTGCAGCTGGACGGCGCGGTGGTCGGCGACGTGCGCGTGGCGCACCTGAGCATCGGCGAGAGCGGCCGCGTCGAAGGCGCCATCGAGGCCGAGACGGTGGACGTCCGCGGCCGGGTGGCGGGCGCGATCACCGCCCGCACGGTCCGGCTCTACGGCACC encodes:
- a CDS encoding M23 family metallopeptidase, with protein sequence MTRVARLRRSLEQLFPERHLYVRSGGEMRAFVLTTRKQMAAAGGVAAAALWMGVCTAAMLVSLLSASSADREIARTQAKYERWIADRQARLNSAVAQLNAGGGSAEQVATTIEKQHAALALLLTDLKGAPGAAEALTPAINRALATSGANPAHRMEMVRASQDQLLDAADSFAKSRADRLRLAFRLAGLTPTSYMPKEGALGGPLIESKDPRALAVVLDVDEGFANRIQHAATDLSDARALTDAARALPFSRPTSQTPQTSGFGVRVDPFTGHPAFHSGLDFAGGLMTPVQSTAPGVVSFTGVRSGYGNTIEVDHGRGFKTRYAHLASIGVRVGDRVGLGQRLGGMGSTGRSTGTHLHYEVWVNGRAQNPDRFVKAGAYVLQAG
- a CDS encoding peroxiredoxin gives rise to the protein MSELTEGAAAPDFELESPDGPIRLADFKGKTLVLYFYPKDDTTGCTREAQDFTAAAADFAKAGATVVGVSKDSVKSHAKFAAKYDLAVRLAADPEGAVIERYGVWVEKSMYGRQYMGIERATFLIRDGVVRRAWRKVKVANHAQQVLQAVQAL
- a CDS encoding CAP domain-containing protein, which translates into the protein MPGVRLKLLSLSALGLLLLAAAPQRASAGSLDAAVLQEMNFARSHPSEYARELSRQGETEDPESAGFAYEDPDAFDEAIDFLRRQPPLPPLKPDERLAAAAMAHTAGQGPRGDVGHGGPGGDSLGERLHRHGVWAGLAAEDISYGYRSPRDIVRQLIVDSGIPNRGHRQNIFGRAYQVAGVACGRHRVYGSMCTVDFAGALVKR
- a CDS encoding bactofilin family protein, producing the protein MFSKPDKPTSARLDGPDGPGRKSIAASLIAQNVTLKGDLASDGDVQLDGAVVGDVRVAHLSIGESGRVEGAIEAETVDVRGRVAGAITARTVRLYGTARVDGDITHAQLSMEAGAHFQGRSLTAEPAAEPLSVAAE
- a CDS encoding anhydro-N-acetylmuramic acid kinase gives rise to the protein MRVLGFMTGTSLDAVDMAVLETDGETISAFGPAGERKLTEATRDIMLEATRQALAWPRGAPEPAIFAQAARAGAEEHYAAATEFLAANDLAWSDIDLIGMHGQTVLHERPQEGRVGRTVQLGDAQWLATQTRVPVAHDFRTADVAAGGEGAPLAPIYHLARAQASGLEAPLAVLNIGGVANVTFWSGGDEIAAFDTGPGNGMIDLLVQDRGAGRFDEGGKYASVGRPNEGVVRALLAHPYFQAPPPKSLDRYDFSLEPLAGCELEDAAATLVAFTAEAVRHGFELVGQTPRAVVVAGGGRHNPEIMKALAARLPAPVKSADDYGWRGDAIEAEAFAYLAARTARGLPISFPKTTGVPAPMTGGRIVQP
- the tyrS gene encoding tyrosine--tRNA ligase is translated as MPEHAFKSEFLKTMQARGYIHQVTHPEELDEAASNGIITAYIGYDATAPSLHVGNLITIMMLRRLQQAGHKPIVIVGGGTTKVGDPSGKDETRQLRSEAEIQANIASQKQAFAKFLTFGDGPTDAMLVDNDEWLSKLGYIDFLREYGVHFTINRMLAFDSVKLRLDREQPLTFIEFNYMLMQATDFLELNRRYGCVLQMGGSDQWGNIVNGVELIRRVDQKPAFGLTTPLLATSSGAKMGKTAQGAVWLNADMRSPYDYWQFWRNTEDADVGRFMRLFTDLPLDEVALLEALPGAQINEAKKVLANAATTLLHGREEAEKAAAAAEAAFEQGRLSDDLPTHEVPRAELEAGIVLAALAADAGLAGSRGEARRLAQGGGLRVNDRAENDANRTVTVADLVDGVVKLAAGKKKIVLVRPI